In Stieleria varia, one genomic interval encodes:
- a CDS encoding protein kinase domain-containing protein produces the protein MMTATQCPTPDLLRDMTLGILPGTESDALLEHLKSCPTCQSELETLDKTEDSLIADLRSKEPSSSQTGDPENEPACSVAVAKALGALAIAHQSRSNDELELPHSIGEYEIIAPLGRGGMGNVFLAQHTKLGRQVALKVIADHRMLDAHSRERFENEMRATGRLSHPNIVTAHDAREIDGTAVLVTEYIDGLDLSQLVQRIGPLSVADAAEIIRKTAAALQYTSEQGYVHRDIKPSNIMLSSTGEVKLLDLGLARFNPPNNDAAHMTGTGQTMGTADYIAPEQVTDSRTVDIRADIYSLGCTLYKLLTGQAPFGTQAHSTAFAKMNAHVSETPPSVRGLRDDVPAKLIALLDRMMAKDPSHRPAKPLEVAQQLADIADRSDLPHLITRAVKMTAANEDPVLESTALAGASPATQTWFRKPRPTYVAIAAGLGGIAAGLLLGILITIEFPDGRKVVVDAPEGTRVTTQSTPNISESTDGTAQTNPNVTPVPITTPSPLALAIQILPADENGTSNPNYEKALTEIRKHDTSAGPIATQYGTWYRVANDSVSQGTLDYLGQKYVLVSNAADQRIDWTQLRTHVTAVQSSGLPMQIDLRFDDTLAAEMKRLTQANMRRSLAIIVNDQVISSPRIMSPLSNAISITGKFSQEEMMSLGNAFAQANPDFMVPPQLPLGKKKTTAKEKLQGVWWLSVAIKNNQQTTNEKGGLIFDGGQIALFSDANQLMGTVELIDHRDSASEIDITIQNANQTAKTLKGIVEFHGSSRATIALNEEGKQRPTSVTPSLLEPSVDVTWVLDRISDIPKTEQEFKTLAEKARQGTSRQGEMAQLILSGMKALGTKLDSTIDSTIDQQMKARAAGATLSRHLKQIGVAFHKYHADHKSFPASKNIPADQIEMATKDQHPHSWRVALLPLLGFSELHDQYRFDEPWDSEANLKLLDQMPEVYRSPFQPDDQTTGHTNIQGFATGDSAMGIDNGVGFIDMRDGTSNTVLLAETTDSVPWTQPQDINGEPQLPEDRAIYLLIADGSVQVWPKPDTERLKKMITRAGGEFIDR, from the coding sequence ATGATGACCGCCACCCAATGCCCGACGCCCGATCTGCTGCGAGACATGACGTTGGGGATCCTGCCCGGCACCGAAAGCGACGCATTGCTGGAGCATTTGAAATCCTGCCCGACTTGCCAGTCCGAACTCGAAACACTGGACAAGACCGAGGATTCGCTGATCGCGGACCTGAGAAGCAAAGAACCATCAAGTTCGCAAACGGGTGACCCGGAAAACGAACCCGCATGCAGTGTCGCGGTGGCCAAGGCACTGGGAGCTTTGGCAATCGCCCACCAGTCCCGCTCCAATGATGAGCTGGAATTGCCTCATTCGATCGGCGAATACGAAATCATCGCTCCGTTGGGACGGGGCGGCATGGGAAATGTCTTCCTCGCCCAACACACCAAACTTGGTCGCCAAGTCGCATTAAAAGTCATCGCGGATCATCGGATGCTGGATGCCCATTCGCGGGAGCGTTTTGAGAACGAGATGCGAGCCACGGGGCGACTGAGCCATCCCAATATCGTCACCGCACACGACGCTCGAGAAATCGATGGCACCGCCGTGTTGGTCACCGAGTACATCGACGGACTCGATTTGAGCCAACTGGTCCAACGCATCGGTCCGCTCTCGGTCGCCGATGCCGCGGAAATCATCCGCAAGACCGCGGCCGCGCTGCAATACACCAGCGAACAAGGCTACGTGCATCGCGACATCAAACCTTCCAACATCATGCTGAGTAGCACCGGCGAAGTCAAACTGCTTGACCTTGGCCTGGCCCGCTTCAACCCTCCCAACAACGACGCCGCGCACATGACCGGCACAGGGCAGACGATGGGGACAGCGGACTACATCGCACCGGAACAGGTGACCGACAGCCGAACCGTGGACATCCGCGCGGACATTTATTCGCTCGGTTGCACACTCTATAAACTGCTGACCGGACAAGCACCCTTTGGCACGCAAGCTCATTCCACTGCGTTTGCCAAAATGAACGCGCACGTTTCCGAAACACCGCCGAGTGTTCGTGGCTTGCGAGACGATGTGCCGGCTAAGCTGATCGCGTTGCTGGATCGGATGATGGCCAAGGATCCCAGTCATCGTCCGGCAAAACCACTCGAAGTCGCACAGCAGCTGGCGGACATTGCGGATCGATCCGATTTGCCACATTTGATCACCCGCGCCGTGAAGATGACCGCCGCGAATGAAGACCCCGTGCTGGAATCCACAGCGTTGGCGGGCGCATCGCCTGCTACTCAAACTTGGTTTCGCAAGCCACGACCGACCTACGTGGCGATCGCCGCGGGCCTGGGGGGAATCGCCGCAGGGCTGCTGCTGGGTATCTTGATCACCATCGAGTTCCCCGATGGCAGAAAAGTCGTTGTCGACGCACCCGAAGGAACTCGCGTGACAACCCAGTCGACACCGAACATTTCGGAGTCGACCGATGGAACCGCTCAGACGAACCCCAATGTCACTCCTGTTCCAATAACAACACCTTCCCCGCTCGCGTTGGCGATCCAAATCTTGCCCGCCGATGAAAATGGCACTTCCAATCCGAACTACGAAAAGGCACTCACCGAAATTCGCAAACACGACACATCCGCCGGTCCAATCGCGACCCAATACGGCACGTGGTACAGAGTTGCCAACGACTCCGTTTCACAAGGTACTCTCGACTATTTGGGACAAAAGTATGTGTTGGTCTCCAACGCTGCCGATCAACGAATCGATTGGACCCAACTCCGCACCCACGTCACCGCAGTCCAGTCTTCGGGACTCCCGATGCAAATCGATCTGAGGTTCGATGATACTCTGGCGGCAGAAATGAAACGATTGACGCAAGCCAATATGAGGCGATCGCTTGCGATCATCGTCAACGATCAAGTCATCTCGTCGCCACGGATCATGAGTCCACTGAGCAATGCGATCAGCATCACGGGAAAATTCTCACAAGAAGAGATGATGAGTTTGGGAAACGCATTCGCGCAAGCCAACCCAGACTTTATGGTGCCCCCGCAGTTACCACTTGGCAAGAAAAAGACGACGGCGAAAGAAAAGCTGCAAGGAGTCTGGTGGCTGTCGGTGGCAATAAAGAACAATCAACAAACAACCAATGAGAAAGGTGGTTTGATCTTTGACGGAGGTCAAATCGCATTGTTTAGCGACGCAAATCAACTGATGGGCACTGTTGAATTGATTGATCACCGAGACAGCGCTAGTGAAATTGATATCACCATCCAGAATGCGAATCAAACCGCAAAAACACTCAAAGGAATCGTAGAGTTTCATGGCTCATCGCGTGCCACAATCGCGTTAAACGAAGAAGGCAAACAACGCCCCACTTCCGTTACCCCCTCGTTGCTGGAACCCAGCGTTGACGTCACCTGGGTTTTGGATCGCATCTCGGATATCCCCAAAACGGAGCAAGAGTTTAAAACTCTAGCCGAAAAGGCGAGACAGGGAACTTCAAGACAGGGGGAAATGGCCCAGCTCATCTTGAGTGGAATGAAGGCGTTGGGCACGAAACTCGATTCGACAATTGACTCAACCATCGATCAGCAAATGAAGGCCCGCGCAGCCGGTGCAACGCTGAGTCGTCACCTGAAACAAATCGGAGTCGCGTTTCACAAGTACCACGCTGATCACAAAAGCTTTCCCGCCTCCAAAAACATCCCAGCCGATCAAATCGAAATGGCCACCAAGGATCAACACCCACACAGTTGGCGTGTCGCACTCTTGCCGCTACTGGGATTCTCTGAATTGCATGATCAGTATCGTTTTGATGAGCCCTGGGACAGCGAAGCAAATCTGAAACTCCTGGATCAAATGCCGGAGGTTTACCGTAGCCCCTTCCAACCCGATGATCAAACGACAGGGCATACGAACATTCAAGGATTCGCGACGGGAGACAGTGCGATGGGGATCGACAACGGAGTCGGTTTTATCGACATGAGGGACGGCACGTCGAACACCGTGTTGCTGGCCGAAACGACCGACAGTGTGCCTTGGACCCAACCACAAGACATCAACGGAGAGCCACAGTTGCCAGAGGACCGGGCGATCTACTTGTTGATCGCAGACGGCTCGGTCCAAGTATGGCCAAAGCCGGACACCGAACGACTGAAAAAGATGATCACACGTGCCGGCGGCGAATTCATTGATCGCTAA
- a CDS encoding GNAT family N-acetyltransferase, with protein sequence MLIGSARIEDAEILAQAEYDTAAAQEGLLAAMPGEIPVSAFRNKIQKLSTGGLYIVVELDGLPVGHLFLEPLSLSSTRHVSQLTIVVHPGHTRKGYGRALMDYAIQWARESDLVEKIELRVRSTNPGAIALYESLGFIREGELWNRIKLETGYAHDICMALFVDGPAAKQSDQLKPLIR encoded by the coding sequence ATGCTCATAGGTTCAGCAAGAATCGAAGACGCCGAGATTTTGGCTCAGGCAGAGTACGACACGGCTGCGGCGCAGGAAGGTTTGCTTGCGGCGATGCCTGGCGAGATCCCTGTGAGCGCATTTCGAAACAAAATCCAGAAGCTCAGCACAGGCGGCCTGTACATCGTTGTCGAGTTGGACGGGCTCCCAGTTGGCCACCTCTTCTTGGAACCCCTTTCCCTTTCTTCGACACGCCATGTCTCTCAGTTGACCATCGTTGTGCATCCTGGACACACTAGAAAAGGCTACGGGAGGGCACTCATGGATTACGCCATCCAATGGGCGAGAGAGTCCGACTTGGTCGAAAAGATCGAGCTACGAGTAAGATCAACCAACCCAGGAGCGATAGCCCTTTATGAATCGCTCGGATTCATTCGCGAAGGCGAACTCTGGAATCGGATCAAGCTGGAAACAGGATACGCTCATGATATCTGCATGGCGTTGTTCGTCGATGGGCCGGCAGCCAAACAAAGCGATCAACTCAAGCCGCTGATCAGGTGA
- a CDS encoding group II intron maturase-specific domain-containing protein, whose protein sequence is MRPSNARGWLGYFALDQVKTTFTDLDKCPNPIKADRRGRACYWKQWRKSKTRLRNLMSLGVSYRVAPGFAMSGKGPRCLADRASFHDVWRPARFIQRVPGRRGLVYS, encoded by the coding sequence ATGCGACCGTCCAACGCACGGGGCTGGTTAGGGTACTTTGCGTTGGATCAAGTGAAGACAACGTTCACCGACTTGGACAAATGCCCCAACCCGATCAAAGCGGATCGTCGGGGCCGAGCCTGTTACTGGAAACAGTGGCGGAAATCGAAGACCCGGCTGCGGAATCTGATGTCGCTGGGCGTGTCTTATCGTGTCGCTCCTGGCTTTGCGATGAGCGGCAAGGGCCCGCGTTGTTTGGCAGACAGAGCGTCTTTCCACGACGTCTGGCGTCCAGCTCGCTTTATCCAACGAGTACCTGGCCGCCGAGGGCTTGTTTATTCTTGA
- a CDS encoding ribonuclease E inhibitor RraB, producing MSDKPDIAERIGTAINELDIDFSRFTIVGWFVSLSSLAVGGGVAYLACSAMIRRNGLNLAAGMIFCLTIIAVTTVVFLTLRWFFGLAGFGITKSASVTNNSNNANRDTLKRMANAGMEMNAVHAIDFWHRFKTKDDAEIMGRKARQKSFNVVSIEPNDESGGYDVQIQVELVPTLNAINTTEQTLAIIAEQYNGHADGWGVRQKS from the coding sequence ATGAGTGACAAACCAGACATCGCTGAGAGAATTGGCACTGCGATAAATGAACTCGATATCGATTTCAGTCGGTTTACGATTGTCGGTTGGTTCGTGAGCCTCTCGTCGCTCGCCGTGGGCGGCGGGGTAGCGTATCTTGCTTGTAGTGCAATGATCCGTCGAAATGGTTTGAACCTTGCCGCTGGCATGATTTTTTGCCTGACCATCATCGCCGTAACCACAGTTGTGTTTTTAACGCTTCGTTGGTTTTTCGGGCTTGCCGGATTCGGAATCACAAAATCCGCCTCAGTCACGAACAATAGCAACAACGCTAACCGTGATACACTGAAACGCATGGCAAATGCTGGTATGGAAATGAATGCAGTCCATGCAATCGACTTTTGGCACCGATTCAAAACAAAGGATGATGCTGAGATCATGGGGCGCAAGGCACGCCAAAAGTCGTTCAATGTCGTTTCCATCGAACCAAACGATGAGTCCGGCGGGTATGACGTTCAAATCCAAGTAGAGCTTGTCCCAACTCTAAATGCCATCAATACTACCGAACAAACACTTGCGATTATCGCTGAACAATACAACGGCCACGCTGATGGCTGGGGTGTACGGCAAAAAAGCTGA